One window from the genome of Cyprinus carpio isolate SPL01 chromosome B1, ASM1834038v1, whole genome shotgun sequence encodes:
- the LOC109085044 gene encoding transmembrane protein 74B-like has product METLNAVELRELGDRSRREPPQASGPRPAAGIENASFEDEDPGTRIHVTSRTSGPGFMSIDSQSNPLPIQREVLSPRSEYEPELEYSRHSVDYGFLFALIFLVSGIILVVIAYTIPREAKVNPDQVTARQMEKLEMYYAQLGSHLDKCIIAGLGLLTLGGMLLSVLLMVSICKGELYRRTTFTRRPMKSYGSINMRMRQLAEGDGRETLVECEPSTTADAANGNQVPSGTLNT; this is encoded by the coding sequence ATGGAGACTCTGAATGCTGTGGAGCTCCGTGAACTGGGGGATAGGAGCAGGCGAGAACCTCCTCAGGCTTCAGGACCACGGCCCGCGGCTGGCATCGAAAACGCGTCGTTCGAGGATGAGGATCCGGGAACGAGAATCCACGTTACCTCCAGAACATCTGGACCTGGGTTCATGTCCATCGACTCTCAGTCGAATCCGCTGCCTATTCAGAGAGAAGTGTTGTCACCGCGCTCCGAATACGAACCTGAGCTCGAGTATAGCAGACACTCGGTGGACTACGGCTTCCTTTTTGCACTTATTTTCCTCGTAAGTGGAATCATATTAGTGGTAATTGCCTACACGATCCCAAGAGAGGCTAAAGTAAACCCAGACCAAGTGACAGCGCGGCAGATGGAGAAACTGGAGATGTACTACGCACAACTCGGTTCTCACCTCGACAAATGTATTATCGCGGGACTTGGTTTGCTCACTCTTGGAGGAATGCTCTTATCCGTTTTATTAATGGTGTCTATATGCAAAGGGGAACTGTATCGCCGGACGACTTTCACTAGAAGACCCATGAAATCGTACGGATCCATTAATATGAGGATGAGGCAGTTAGCTGAGGGAGATGGGAGGGAGACGCTTGTGGAATGTGAACCGAGCACCACCGCCGACGCTGCGAACGGTAACCAGGTTCCTTCTGGAACACTAAACACGTAG
- the LOC109107697 gene encoding protein GPR108-like has protein sequence MMKMTMKTLVSVMVFILTASESSARIHQLKLKNETRFLVHLNSFGYFADGTLDVHLMSLKLPQEKGDSRNVGFSLARSRVSGVLFYTAEEVEECKLTNSKSDSDRILFIIDTKNLGVQVKHVGNFNITLESKLKPKKTDGEKARTKRENVDDKKKEPSVGKTTIPKENSQDKAKATPAVSSTVSQKVESLDGMLLELQQDGDSYNFSFRLTMSASSQGLYNLDFHNCFNGKSLSPYSLHVEITEKNPNGYLSAGEIPLPRLYISMAAIFFAAAVVWTYTLLKYRYSVFKIHWLMAALAYTKAVSLLFHSINYHFINSEGHPIEGWAVMYYITHLLKGALLFITLALIGTGFAFVKYILSDKEKKIFMIVIPLQVLANVSYIIIEETEEGASEYTLWREILFLVDLICCGAVLFPVVWSIRHLQEASNTDGKAAMNLEKLKLFRHYYVMIVCYIYFTRIIAILLELTVPFQWQWCQEFLVEVSTLIFFVLTGFKFRPASNNPYLQLPQDEEDLEMDEVITESGVLEGIHKVKKTSNGRERQREVAL, from the exons atgatgaagatgacgaTGAAGACTCTGGTGAGTGTGATGGTCTTCATCCTGACGGCGTCAGAGAGCAGCGCGAGGATCCACCAGCTCAAACTCAAG AATGAGACACGGTTTCTGGTCCATTTGAACTCGTTCGGTTATTTTGCGGACGGCACTCTGGACGTCCATCTTATGTCTCTAAAACTGCCGCAGGAGAAGGGTGACTCCAGGAAT GTGGGCTTCAGTTTGGCCCGGTCTCGAGTGAGCGGTGTCCTGTTCTACACC GCGGAGGAGGTGGAGGAGTGCAAGCTGACCAATAGTAAGAGTGACAGTGACCGCATCCTCTTCATCATCGACACCAAGAATCTCGG AGTCCAAGTGAAGCATGTCGGTAATTTTAACATCACGCTGGAGTCCAAACTGAAGCCGAAGAAGACGGATGGAGAGAAAG CGAggacaaaaagagaaaatgtggATGACAAGAAAAAAGAACCTAGTGTTGGTAAGACAACAATACCAAAAGAAAATTCACAAGATAAGGCCAAAGCGACACCTGCTGTCAGCAGCACCGTTAGCCAGAAG GTGGAGAGTTTGGACGGGATGTTGCTGGAGCTGCAGCAAGACGGTGATTCCTACAACTTCAGC TTCCGTCTCACGATGAGCGCAAGCTCGCAGGGCCTCTACAACCTGGACTTCCACAACTGCTTCAACGGCAAGTCGCTGAGTCCATATTCTCTACAC gtggaGATCACAGAGAAGAATCCCAACGGTTATCTGTCAGCGGGTGAGATTCCCCTGCCGCGCCTCTACATCTCAATGGCTGCCATCTTCTTCGCCGCCGCCGTGGTGTGGACGTACACATTGCTCAAATAcag gtaCAGCGTGTTTAAGATCCACTGGCTGATGGCGGCGCTGGCGTACACTAAAGCTGTGTCTCTGCTGTTTCACAGC ATCAACTATCACTTCATCAACTCTGAAGGTCATCCTATTGAAGGCTGGGCCGTCATGTATTACATCACACACCT gCTGAAGGGGGCTCTTCTGTTCATCACGCTGGCTCTCATCGGCACCGGCTTTGCCTTCGTCAAATACATCCTGTCGGACAAAGAGAAGAAGATCTTCATGATTGTCATTCCtctgcag GTTCTGGCTAACGTGTCCTATATCATCATCGAGGAGACGGAGGAGGGCGCGAGTGAATACACTCTCTGGAGGGAGATCCTGTTCCTGGTGGATCTCATCTGCTGCGGAGCCGTCCTGTTTCCTGTCGTCTG GTCCATCCGACACCTGCAGGAGGCTTCGAACACGGACGGCAAAG CTGCTATGAACCTGGAGAAGTTAAAGCTCTTCAGACATTACTATGTGATG ATCGTGTGTTATATCTACTTCACGCGGATCATCGCGATACTGCTGGAGTTGACGGTGCCGTTCCAGTGGCAGTGGTGTCAGGAG TTTTTAGTGGAGGTTTCTACTCTGATCTTCTTCGTCTTGACGGGATTCAAGTTCCGTCCGGCATCAAATAACCCGTATCTACAGCTGCCTCAGGACGAGGAGGACCTGGAGATGGATGAAGT TATAACGGAATCCGGAGTGCTGGAGGGCATCCACAAGGTGAAGAAAACGTCTAACGgccgagagagacagagagaggttgCATTGTGA
- the LOC109085046 gene encoding proteasome inhibitor PI31 subunit, translated as MAGLELLFNCVANSITCSQDALICFVHWEIVKSGYKCLGIGDEPKDGEKSSELLPPAWSESKELYALRYRSNDDKSNLLLKAFTVDSTLIFNLMDSTTEKVTDLTVNVSEYVDKPNTFESVFKNTDELITKLKSSLLPPKKEEGQGKTEKKPKSQRVSNLRDPHSDPLLIPSRGPPSRQPPNWPDPLAPFAAGGADLDPFGGRGSGGMIVDPLRAGFPRSGFDPSSGIPGVLPPGAVPPGARFDPFGPVGRHRPGPDPDHMPPPGYDDMFM; from the exons ATGGCAGGACTGGAGCTGCTCTTCAACTGCGTAGCAAACTCAATAACATGTTCCCAAGATGCTCTGATTTGTTTTGTACACTGGGAAATAGTGAAAAGTGGCTATAAATGTCTGGGCATTGGAGATGAG CCTAAAGATGGAGAGAAGTCGTCAGAACTGCTTCCACCCGCCTGGAGTGAAAGCAAGGAGCTGTACGCACTCAGATACAGATCAAATGATGACAAGTCAAACCTGCTTCTCAAAGCCTTCACAGTGGACTCAACCCTGATCTTCAATCTAATG GACTCCACAACAGAAAAAGTAACCGATCTCACAGTGAACGTCAGTGAGTATGTTGATAAACCCAATACTTTTGAAAG TGTGTTTAAGAACACAGACGAGCTGATCACGAAGCTAAAGTCTTCACTGCTGCCCCCTAAAAAAGAAGAGGGTCAAGGAAAGACAGAGAAGAAGCCAAAAAGCCAAAGAGTCTCAAACTTAAGGGACCCTCACAGTGATCCTCTCCTGATCCCATCCAGAGGGCCCCCAAGCAGACAACCACCCAACTG gcctGACCCGTTGGCTCCATTTGCCGCAGGCGGTGCCGATCTGGACCCTTTCGG GGGAAGAGGATCAGGAGGGATGATTGTCGATCCATTACGTGCCGGGTTTCCTCGCTCAGGATTTGACCCCTCCTCTGGTATTCCTGGAGTCCTTCCTCCCGGCGCCGTGCCCCCTGGTGCCCGCTTTGACCCCTTCGGGCCAGTTGGGCGACACAGGCCTGG GCCAGACCCCGATCACATGCCTCCACCAGGATATGATGACATGTTCATGTAG